The Salegentibacter mishustinae genome includes a window with the following:
- the ribH gene encoding 6,7-dimethyl-8-ribityllumazine synthase, protein MATAGNNLSDYDKDQIPDASDFRIGIVVSEWNDEITEGLYNGAYNALIENNVEPNKIVRWNVPGSFELIYGCKKMQESFDMLDAIVAIGSVIEGETKHFDFVCEGVTQGIKDLNVKNDTPIIFCVLTDHNMQQARDRSGGAHGNKGTEAAIAAIKMAKLRRDAKY, encoded by the coding sequence ATGGCAACAGCAGGAAATAATCTTTCTGATTACGATAAAGACCAAATTCCCGATGCGAGTGATTTTCGCATCGGGATTGTTGTTTCAGAATGGAACGATGAAATTACCGAAGGACTCTATAATGGCGCTTACAACGCGCTTATAGAGAATAATGTAGAGCCTAATAAAATTGTACGTTGGAATGTTCCCGGCAGTTTTGAGCTTATTTATGGCTGTAAAAAAATGCAGGAAAGTTTTGATATGCTAGATGCTATTGTCGCTATTGGTAGCGTAATAGAAGGAGAGACTAAACATTTTGATTTTGTGTGCGAGGGAGTTACCCAAGGCATAAAAGATCTTAATGTAAAAAATGATACTCCAATTATCTTTTGTGTATTAACAGATCATAATATGCAACAAGCCAGGGACAGAAGTGGTGGCGCACACGGTAACAAAGGTACTGAAGCTGCCATTGCGGCTATTAAAATGGCAAAACTACGTAGGGACGCTAAATATTAA
- a CDS encoding tetratricopeptide repeat protein, protein MATYKKKGYKPSNKEEQQNQVEDESTTAEVFNTLDEGAGRTETWVAENQKYIYIIVGVAIVAVLGYLGYERFVSEPKQEEAANEMAQAQNYFASALNASGAERDSLFTLSLNGGEGKYGFIDIINNYGSTDAANLATYNAGFAYLNTGNYQEAINYLEDFNSDDEVLAALATGGIGDAFMQLEQPEEALGYYEKAASMRSNEFTTPKFLLKAAITALEVGQPADAEEHLQQIKDEYPEAPEAEQVPVYMGQARAAKQ, encoded by the coding sequence ATGGCAACTTACAAGAAAAAAGGATATAAACCATCTAACAAGGAAGAACAGCAAAATCAGGTAGAAGACGAATCTACAACTGCTGAAGTATTTAACACTCTTGACGAAGGAGCTGGCAGGACCGAAACCTGGGTAGCAGAAAATCAAAAGTATATTTATATCATTGTTGGAGTAGCAATTGTAGCCGTATTGGGTTACCTTGGTTACGAACGTTTTGTAAGTGAGCCAAAACAGGAAGAAGCGGCCAACGAAATGGCACAGGCGCAAAATTATTTTGCATCTGCTTTAAATGCTTCTGGAGCTGAGCGCGATTCACTTTTCACCTTGTCTTTAAATGGTGGTGAAGGTAAATATGGTTTTATTGATATTATAAATAATTACGGAAGTACAGATGCAGCAAACCTTGCAACCTATAATGCCGGTTTCGCTTATTTGAATACCGGGAATTACCAGGAAGCCATCAATTATCTTGAGGATTTTAATAGTGATGATGAAGTTCTGGCAGCTTTAGCTACCGGAGGAATTGGCGACGCATTTATGCAATTAGAACAACCGGAAGAAGCTTTAGGATATTATGAAAAAGCAGCTTCTATGAGATCTAATGAGTTTACAACACCAAAATTTTTACTAAAAGCAGCAATTACCGCTTTGGAAGTTGGGCAACCCGCTGATGCTGAAGAACACCTTCAGCAGATAAAAGACGAGTATCCTGAAGCTCCTGAAGCTGAGCAGGTACCGGTCTATATGGGGCAGGCTCGTGCTGCAAAACAATAA
- the recF gene encoding DNA replication/repair protein RecF (All proteins in this family for which functions are known are DNA-binding proteins that assist the filamentation of RecA onto DNA for the initiation of recombination or recombinational repair.) yields MFLKHLSLVNYKNLDSASFEFDTKINCFIGNNGVGKTNVLDSIYHLAFGKSYFNPITSQNINHDADFFVVEGQFEKLQKEEQILVSAKRGQKKVIKRNNKPYEKFSEHIGFIPTVIISPADRDLIIEGSETRRKFMDGVISQSDNVYLNKLIQYGKINAQRNSLLKYFAANHSFDRDTLEVYNLQLSDLGQYIFEKRKAFLEEFIPIFNKRYADITKNEEQVDISYKSQLFDSSLASLLEANLQKDMALQYTSVGTHKDDLSFEIEGHPIKKFGSQGQQKSFLVALKLAQFDFIKAISKVNPILLLDDIFDKLDEQRVAHIVALVATDQLGQIFISDTHADRTEAVVKSSKQSYKLFKL; encoded by the coding sequence ATGTTTTTAAAACACCTTTCTTTAGTTAATTACAAAAACCTTGATTCAGCTTCTTTCGAATTTGATACGAAAATAAATTGTTTTATAGGCAATAATGGCGTTGGTAAAACCAACGTCCTGGATAGTATTTATCATTTGGCTTTTGGAAAAAGTTATTTTAACCCAATAACCAGCCAAAACATTAATCACGATGCCGACTTCTTTGTAGTTGAAGGACAATTTGAAAAATTACAAAAAGAGGAGCAAATATTGGTAAGCGCAAAACGCGGACAAAAAAAAGTTATAAAGCGGAACAACAAGCCCTATGAAAAATTCAGTGAGCATATTGGCTTTATTCCTACAGTAATTATTTCACCGGCCGATCGTGACCTTATTATTGAAGGAAGCGAAACCCGGCGAAAGTTCATGGATGGTGTGATCTCCCAAAGCGATAATGTCTATCTAAATAAGCTTATTCAGTATGGAAAGATAAATGCACAGCGTAATTCTTTGCTGAAATACTTTGCCGCCAACCATAGTTTTGATCGTGATACTTTAGAAGTTTACAACCTGCAACTTAGCGACCTGGGGCAATACATCTTCGAAAAACGAAAAGCCTTTTTAGAAGAATTCATTCCTATTTTTAATAAACGCTATGCTGATATTACTAAAAATGAAGAGCAGGTAGATATCAGTTATAAAAGTCAGCTATTTGACAGTTCTTTAGCATCTTTACTTGAAGCAAACCTTCAAAAGGATATGGCCCTGCAATATACAAGCGTTGGCACACATAAGGACGATCTAAGTTTTGAAATTGAAGGCCATCCTATTAAAAAATTTGGTTCCCAGGGGCAACAAAAATCTTTTTTAGTAGCCTTAAAATTGGCGCAATTCGATTTTATAAAAGCTATTAGTAAAGTAAATCCAATTTTACTGCTCGATGATATTTTCGACAAATTAGACGAGCAACGTGTAGCACATATTGTAGCTTTGGTGGCCACAGATCAATTGGGTCAAATTTTTATTAGTGACACCCACGCAGACCGCACTGAAGCTGTGGTTAAAAGCAGTAAACAATCTTATAAACTCTTTAAATTGTGA
- a CDS encoding lipocalin family protein — translation MNKKILFFLFGIVHLGCQKNNPEEQLEHLTGYWEIDRVEIFEDSVINYKINATVDYMEFDSNKGFRKKVKPQFDGSFKTSDNKEEISARIENDSLRLYYKTPFDEWKETVISAEEKKFSVLNRDGKIYYYTKFTSLLDNEDEEEK, via the coding sequence GTGAATAAAAAAATTCTCTTTTTTCTCTTCGGAATCGTACATTTAGGATGCCAAAAAAATAATCCTGAAGAACAGTTAGAGCACCTCACCGGTTACTGGGAAATTGACCGTGTAGAGATCTTTGAAGACTCAGTAATTAATTACAAAATAAACGCCACTGTAGATTATATGGAGTTTGATAGCAATAAAGGTTTTCGCAAAAAAGTAAAACCACAATTTGATGGCAGTTTTAAAACAAGTGACAATAAAGAAGAAATTTCAGCACGTATAGAAAATGATAGTTTACGTCTTTATTATAAAACTCCATTTGATGAGTGGAAAGAAACTGTAATTTCTGCTGAAGAAAAGAAATTTAGCGTCCTAAATCGAGACGGGAAGATATATTATTACACCAAATTCACATCCTTACTAGATAATGAAGATGAAGAAGAGAAATAG
- a CDS encoding DUF721 domain-containing protein: MKKRNSENQSLSEVLKEFVDHNKLQGGLDKVSVKDVWYREMGPAIEKYTTAIKLQNETLFVQLSSSVLREELSYGKGKIIAMLNRELGKDLIKKLVLR; the protein is encoded by the coding sequence ATGAAGAAGAGAAATAGTGAAAATCAAAGTTTAAGCGAAGTTCTAAAAGAGTTTGTAGATCATAATAAACTCCAGGGAGGCCTGGATAAAGTAAGCGTTAAAGATGTTTGGTACCGGGAAATGGGACCAGCTATTGAAAAGTACACTACTGCTATTAAACTGCAAAACGAAACGCTGTTTGTTCAGTTAAGTTCTTCTGTGCTAAGAGAAGAGCTTAGTTATGGTAAAGGAAAAATAATAGCTATGCTAAACAGAGAATTAGGGAAAGACCTCATCAAAAAATTGGTTTTACGTTAA
- a CDS encoding pseudouridine synthase translates to MQHRYFKIYKPYGYLSQFITNERPRKKKKLLGELGDFPDETMSVGRLDQDSEGLLFLTTDGKASAEVTGNKIEKEYYVQVDGQITLEAIKKIQLGVEISINGKSYNTLPCKAFILEERPEFPERAKKIRDERHGPTSWISVTLVEGKFRQVKKMTAAVGFPTLRLVRVRIGNEKLDKMDAGEVIELTVFSY, encoded by the coding sequence ATGCAGCATCGCTATTTTAAGATTTACAAACCTTACGGCTATTTAAGTCAGTTTATTACCAACGAGCGTCCAAGGAAAAAAAAGAAACTTTTGGGAGAGTTAGGCGATTTCCCGGATGAAACAATGTCGGTTGGTCGTTTAGACCAGGATTCTGAAGGTCTATTATTTCTTACCACCGATGGAAAAGCAAGTGCTGAAGTTACCGGGAATAAAATTGAGAAAGAATATTATGTTCAGGTAGATGGGCAAATCACCCTTGAAGCAATAAAAAAAATACAACTTGGAGTAGAGATAAGCATTAATGGTAAAAGCTATAACACACTTCCCTGCAAAGCTTTTATTTTAGAAGAAAGACCAGAATTTCCGGAAAGAGCTAAGAAAATTCGTGACGAACGCCACGGTCCTACCAGTTGGATTTCGGTAACTTTGGTGGAAGGTAAATTTCGCCAGGTCAAAAAGATGACTGCTGCCGTTGGATTCCCCACTTTAAGGTTGGTTCGCGTGAGAATTGGTAATGAAAAACTGGACAAAATGGATGCCGGTGAAGTTATTGAATTAACTGTGTTTTCCTATTAA
- a CDS encoding HipA family kinase has product MQNAELRTVTVTRYITPLREGGSLPALTEADDDFKYVLKFKGAGHGVKALIAELLGSEIARALGFKVPELVYANLDEAFGRTEGDEEIQDLLQASQGLNLALHFLSAAINFDPVVTEVDEFEASKIVWLDAFITNVDRTYRNTNMLIWHKELWLIDHGASFYFHHSWSNVEEKAKTPFAFIKDHVLLPRASKLQEADKFCRELITPEKIKDIVSLIPSEWLQWEDTDETEEEIKEVYTQFLTTRLKHSGIFIKEAENARKALI; this is encoded by the coding sequence ATGCAAAACGCAGAATTAAGAACGGTTACAGTAACCAGGTATATCACTCCGCTTAGAGAAGGAGGCTCCTTACCTGCTCTCACCGAAGCTGACGACGATTTTAAATATGTCCTTAAATTTAAAGGTGCAGGCCATGGTGTAAAAGCTCTTATTGCCGAATTACTCGGGAGCGAAATTGCGCGCGCATTGGGATTTAAGGTACCAGAACTCGTTTATGCCAATTTAGATGAAGCTTTCGGCAGAACTGAAGGTGATGAGGAAATTCAGGATCTTTTGCAGGCCAGCCAAGGATTAAATCTTGCGCTGCATTTTCTCTCCGCAGCAATCAATTTTGATCCCGTGGTAACTGAAGTTGATGAGTTTGAAGCTTCAAAAATAGTTTGGCTTGATGCATTTATCACTAATGTAGACCGCACCTATAGAAATACCAATATGCTTATTTGGCATAAAGAATTATGGCTTATAGATCACGGTGCTTCTTTTTATTTTCACCATTCCTGGAGCAATGTGGAAGAAAAAGCCAAAACGCCTTTTGCTTTTATTAAAGATCATGTCTTGCTGCCGCGAGCCAGTAAATTACAAGAAGCCGATAAATTTTGTAGAGAATTAATTACTCCCGAAAAAATAAAAGATATCGTATCGCTAATTCCTTCTGAATGGTTGCAATGGGAGGATACCGATGAAACTGAAGAGGAAATAAAAGAAGTTTATACTCAATTTTTAACCACCCGGCTTAAACATTCAGGAATTTTTATAAAAGAAGCAGAAAATGCAAGAAAAGCACTTATATGA
- a CDS encoding DUF3037 domain-containing protein: MQEKHLYEYAVIRLVPKVEREEFLNVGIIVFSKQGKYLKALFQVDEERLRVFCKDLDKDEICSNLDSFKKICEGSKNGGPIAQLDLPSRFRWLTAVRSSIIQTSRPHPGMTSDLDKTLQRLFTELVL, encoded by the coding sequence ATGCAAGAAAAGCACTTATATGAATATGCTGTAATTAGGCTGGTACCTAAAGTTGAACGTGAAGAATTCCTGAACGTTGGCATTATAGTTTTCAGCAAACAGGGAAAATATTTAAAAGCTTTGTTTCAGGTTGATGAAGAGCGACTAAGAGTTTTTTGCAAAGATCTGGACAAAGATGAAATTTGTTCCAATCTAGATTCTTTTAAGAAAATATGCGAGGGAAGTAAAAATGGAGGGCCTATTGCTCAATTAGATTTACCATCGCGTTTTAGATGGCTTACTGCAGTGCGAAGTTCTATCATTCAAACCTCACGACCACACCCGGGAATGACCAGTGATCTTGATAAAACGTTACAGAGGCTTTTTACAGAACTTGTTTTATAA
- the wrbA gene encoding NAD(P)H:quinone oxidoreductase, translating into MSQPKVAVIFYSATGTNHQLAQWAGEAAKEAGAAEVRVKKVQETAPREAIDQNDNWKKYVEENKDFPTATLDDLEWADAIIFSTPTRYGNLPSQLQAFFDTTGGLWSSGKLANKVVSGMTSAANPHGGQEATLLSLYKTVMHWGSIIVAPGYTDPCLFEAGGNPYGISVTADGNTPGDNIKKAVKHQAKRTVEMAVKFKG; encoded by the coding sequence ATGAGTCAACCAAAAGTAGCTGTAATATTTTATAGTGCCACAGGAACAAATCACCAATTAGCCCAATGGGCAGGTGAAGCTGCAAAAGAAGCCGGCGCAGCAGAAGTAAGAGTGAAGAAAGTGCAGGAAACCGCGCCTCGTGAAGCTATAGATCAAAACGATAACTGGAAGAAATATGTTGAGGAAAATAAAGATTTTCCAACGGCAACTTTAGATGATCTGGAATGGGCAGATGCTATTATTTTTAGTACCCCAACTCGTTATGGAAACTTACCATCACAATTGCAAGCATTTTTTGATACCACCGGCGGACTTTGGTCTAGCGGGAAATTAGCTAATAAAGTGGTTAGCGGAATGACCAGTGCAGCAAACCCGCATGGGGGACAGGAAGCGACTTTGTTATCTCTGTATAAAACCGTGATGCACTGGGGATCAATAATCGTTGCTCCTGGCTATACTGACCCTTGTTTGTTTGAAGCCGGAGGAAATCCTTACGGCATAAGTGTTACCGCAGATGGGAATACGCCGGGAGATAATATTAAAAAAGCAGTTAAACACCAGGCAAAAAGAACTGTAGAAATGGCTGTTAAGTTTAAGGGGTAA
- the ggt gene encoding gamma-glutamyltransferase, with product MRKIKSLVCLFLAFSFCFPVFSQTGRIPVRAENGMVATSHYLASEVGKDILAKGGNAIDASVATAFALAVTLPSAGNIGGGGFLLYHGGDGDKTAFNFREKAPMAATRDMFLGPDGKIKDNSNHEGLLSVGVPGTVAGLYKAHQKMGSLAWADLLQPAIELAENGFESTYRMNGFLNWIKEHKDEDLYAATAEAFLKNGEDIYKPGENFKQPDLAKTLKRIQKNGADGFYKGKTAKLMADFMKEHGGLITEEDLAKYEAEEVKPITGTYRGYEIIAMPPPSSGGVAVIEMLNILEGFNLEKYGANSATSLHLLTEAMRRAFSDRALHLGDPNFNPEMPLEKLTSKEYAKDLTESIQLKTASVSDSANFNKVHLQYESPQTTHISIVDKDRNSVSLTYTLEHSYGSKIVVEGAGFLLNNEMGDFNPIPGYTDTNGLIGTNPNLVAPGKRMLSSMSPTIVSRNGKPLLVIGSPGGRAIINIVLQVIVNTLDYKMNIAEAIESPRIHHQWLPDRTRFEDWGFSPDIKKIYEEMGHEIYEGGSSGRAMGIYIDWENHIIYGAADSRSYDGRAVGY from the coding sequence ATGAGAAAAATCAAATCTTTAGTTTGCCTCTTTTTAGCATTTAGCTTTTGTTTTCCAGTTTTTTCACAAACCGGGCGTATTCCCGTACGGGCAGAAAACGGGATGGTAGCTACCAGTCACTATTTGGCTTCAGAAGTAGGAAAGGATATTCTTGCAAAAGGAGGTAATGCTATAGATGCCAGTGTGGCTACAGCTTTTGCGCTGGCGGTTACTTTACCTTCAGCCGGTAATATTGGCGGTGGTGGTTTTTTGCTATATCACGGGGGCGATGGTGATAAAACTGCTTTCAATTTTAGGGAAAAGGCCCCAATGGCTGCCACAAGGGATATGTTTCTTGGTCCCGATGGGAAGATTAAAGACAATTCTAATCACGAAGGTTTACTTTCGGTAGGAGTTCCTGGTACTGTGGCCGGACTTTATAAGGCGCACCAGAAAATGGGTAGTTTAGCCTGGGCAGATCTTTTGCAACCCGCTATTGAGCTGGCAGAAAACGGTTTTGAATCTACTTACCGAATGAATGGATTTTTAAACTGGATAAAGGAGCATAAAGACGAAGATCTATATGCCGCTACTGCAGAGGCCTTTCTTAAAAACGGAGAAGATATTTATAAGCCCGGTGAAAACTTTAAACAGCCAGATCTTGCTAAAACTTTAAAACGAATTCAGAAAAACGGTGCCGATGGGTTTTATAAAGGAAAAACCGCGAAATTGATGGCCGATTTTATGAAAGAACACGGCGGATTGATTACTGAAGAAGATCTCGCAAAATACGAAGCTGAAGAAGTAAAACCAATTACAGGTACTTATCGTGGTTACGAAATCATAGCCATGCCACCACCAAGCTCCGGAGGTGTTGCGGTTATTGAAATGCTTAATATTCTTGAAGGCTTTAATCTGGAAAAATATGGGGCAAATTCTGCTACATCTTTGCATCTCCTTACCGAGGCTATGAGAAGGGCTTTTTCCGATAGGGCTTTGCATTTAGGTGATCCTAATTTTAATCCTGAAATGCCGCTAGAAAAATTAACTTCAAAAGAATATGCAAAAGATCTAACAGAAAGTATTCAATTAAAAACTGCCTCAGTAAGCGATTCTGCTAATTTTAATAAAGTGCATTTGCAATATGAAAGTCCGCAAACTACACATATTTCTATAGTAGATAAAGACAGGAATTCGGTTTCGCTTACTTATACTTTAGAGCATAGTTACGGCTCGAAGATCGTTGTAGAAGGTGCCGGATTTTTGCTGAATAATGAAATGGGCGATTTTAATCCAATTCCTGGGTATACCGATACTAATGGGTTAATTGGCACCAACCCAAATTTGGTAGCTCCCGGAAAACGTATGCTTTCCAGTATGTCGCCAACTATTGTATCCAGGAACGGAAAGCCGCTTCTAGTGATTGGCAGCCCGGGAGGTAGAGCCATTATCAATATTGTATTGCAGGTGATTGTAAACACCCTGGATTATAAAATGAATATTGCCGAAGCAATAGAATCTCCAAGGATTCATCATCAATGGTTACCAGATCGAACCCGCTTTGAAGATTGGGGCTTTTCTCCAGATATTAAAAAGATCTATGAAGAAATGGGTCACGAAATTTACGAAGGTGGAAGTAGTGGTCGCGCTATGGGAATTTATATTGACTGGGAGAATCACATTATTTACGGTGCTGCCGATTCTAGAAGCTATGATGGAAGAGCGGTTGGTTATTAA
- a CDS encoding biliverdin-producing heme oxygenase: MLNSLRDSTKKLHEELEKENLAGQIISHEISLDDYKLLLLQNYIAYKITEAEISKFIPSYQSDKTDKLAKDLAALGVDNSISKEFEEKFRLNSYEEALGAAYVVLGSALGGVYISKELPNCPALNGVPQPHFFNGDRDGVKSWNKFVKELKAEDFTETQINEASKKAMDTFEFFGLVFKETSLIPNCKIS, encoded by the coding sequence ATGCTGAATAGTCTTAGAGATTCTACCAAAAAGCTTCACGAAGAACTTGAAAAGGAAAATCTTGCAGGTCAAATTATTTCTCATGAGATAAGCCTTGATGATTATAAGCTTTTACTTCTTCAAAATTATATAGCCTATAAAATTACCGAAGCGGAAATTTCAAAATTTATTCCTTCTTACCAATCAGATAAAACCGATAAACTGGCAAAAGATCTTGCGGCTTTAGGTGTGGATAATTCGATTTCAAAAGAATTTGAGGAGAAATTCAGGTTGAATTCTTATGAGGAAGCTTTAGGGGCTGCCTACGTGGTTTTGGGCTCTGCTCTCGGTGGAGTATATATTTCTAAAGAACTCCCAAATTGCCCTGCATTAAATGGAGTTCCCCAACCGCATTTTTTTAATGGCGATCGCGATGGAGTAAAATCCTGGAATAAATTTGTAAAAGAATTGAAAGCTGAAGATTTTACCGAAACTCAAATAAACGAAGCCTCAAAAAAGGCGATGGATACCTTTGAATTCTTCGGGTTGGTTTTTAAAGAAACTTCATTAATTCCGAATTGTAAGATCAGCTAA